From one Culex quinquefasciatus strain JHB chromosome 3, VPISU_Cqui_1.0_pri_paternal, whole genome shotgun sequence genomic stretch:
- the LOC6030976 gene encoding xyloside xylosyltransferase 1 — protein sequence MNKILLVLIIASGFLLIIYANSSIFNRRNILTIFQKTDHEHHHHGGGAGGGAHSEALLDHHNLGGAVGGKAAAVHFLGSRLNELKRVKYLPKENNATEYNIFIIYTKESQNVILKSKFELFLKSLLKYTTIPMHLHVITDEQSEGSAEELIREQIAHYRKVVFYTLYDVKDCAEKISDIVKSMLPLFNYKTGSYYSDALFLLSLGLHRIVDVNMKRAILIDCDVVFRSSVKELFDQFDHFGPEHLFGLAPELTPVYLHILYKYRAQNSHTLFGTPYYLNKTTTTTIGNSIGGFFSRTAKKTKHGYPGLNSGVVMLQLDRIRQSRLYEEIIKPDSVKNIVEKYSFKGHLGDQDFYTLMGFEFPGLIYRLDCVWNRQLCTWWRENGYGNVFDSYFYCEGPIKVYHGNCNTRIPE from the exons ATGAACAAAATCTTGCTGGTTCTGATCATTGCCAGCGGGTTTCTGCTGATCATCTATGCCAACAGTAGCATCTTCAACCGGAGGAACATCCTGACGATCTTCCAAAAGACTGACCACGAGCACCATCATCATGGAGGGGGTGCCGGTGGTGGTGCCCATTCGGAGGCCCTGCTGGATCACCACAATTTGGGGGGTGCGGTGGGGGGGAAGGCGGCGGCCGTGCACTTTTTGGGCAGTCGACTCAACGAGCTGAAACGGGTCAAGTACCTGCCGAAGGAGAACAACGCCACCGAGTACAACATCTTCATCATCTACACCAAGGAAAGCCAGAACGTGATCCTGAAGAGCAAGTTCGAGCTGTTCCTGAAGAGTCTGCTCAAGTACACGACCATTCCGATGCACCTGCACGTGATTACGGACGAGCAGAGCGAGGGCTCGGCGGAGGAACTGATCCGGGAGCAGATTGCCCACTACCGGAAGGTGGTCTTTTACACGCTGTACGACGTGAAGGACTGCGCGGAGAAGATTAGCGACATCGTCAAGAGTATGCTGCCGTTGTTCAATTACAAGACGG GAAGCTACTACAGCGACGCCCTGTTCCTCCTCTCGCTCGGCCTGCACCGGATCGTGGACGTCAACATGAAGCGAGCGATCCTCATCGACTGCGACGTCGTGTTCCGGTCCTCGGTCAAGGAGCTCTTCGACCAGTTCGACCACTTTGGACCGGAACACCTGTTCGGACTAGCCCCAGAACTAACCCCCGTCTACCTGCACATTCTGTACAAGTACCGGGCGCAAAATTCGCACACCCTGTTCGGCACGCCCTACTACCTGAACAAAACGACCACGACCACGATCGGCAACTCGATCGGCGGCTTCTTCAGCCGGACGGCCAAGAAAACCAAACACGGCTACCCGGGGCTCAACTCGGGCGTGGTCATGCTCCAGCTGGACCGGATCCGGCAGTCGCGCCTCTACGAGGAGATCATCAAGCCCGACTCGGTCAAGAACATCGTCGAGAAGTACTCGTTCAAGGGTCACCTCGGCGATCAGGACTTTTACACGCTGATGGGGTTCGAGTTCCCCGGGTTGATCTACCGGCTGGATTGCGTCTGGAACCGGCAGCTGTGCACGTGGTGGCGCGAGAACGGCTACGGTAACGTATTCGATAGTTACTTTTACTGCGAGGGACCGATCAAGGTGTACCACGGGAATTGTAATACAAGGATTCCTGAGTGA